Proteins encoded together in one Nocardioides marinisabuli window:
- a CDS encoding SDR family NAD(P)-dependent oxidoreductase: MTVQAEPLGRRFVGRVVLVTGASGGQGACEARLFAAEGATVMIADVQVELGQALADELVEVGLKAEFVELDVTDEDRWIEVVAQIEAEHGRLDVLVNNAGVGDGRGIVDQGLRGWDRLLGINLWGPVVGMRTCAPLMAKSGGGSIINISSVAGMTGYDHAAYTASKWGLRGVTKTAALEYADDNIRVNSVHPGTIVTPMIAVVPDEVVQNYVRINPNRRTGVPEEIAWTVLHLGSDESTFTTGAEITVDGGFIGGALNRALELAVLAAKVEKS; encoded by the coding sequence GTGACGGTCCAGGCCGAACCGCTCGGCCGCCGGTTCGTGGGCAGAGTGGTCCTGGTCACCGGTGCGTCCGGGGGCCAGGGTGCGTGCGAGGCGCGCCTTTTCGCTGCCGAGGGCGCGACGGTCATGATCGCTGACGTCCAGGTCGAGCTGGGACAGGCGCTCGCCGACGAGCTGGTCGAGGTCGGCCTGAAGGCCGAGTTCGTCGAGCTCGACGTGACCGACGAAGACCGTTGGATCGAGGTCGTCGCGCAGATCGAGGCCGAGCATGGACGGCTCGACGTGCTGGTCAACAACGCCGGCGTCGGCGACGGTCGCGGCATCGTCGACCAGGGACTGCGCGGCTGGGACCGCTTGCTGGGCATCAACCTTTGGGGCCCCGTCGTCGGCATGCGCACCTGTGCGCCTCTGATGGCGAAGAGCGGCGGCGGATCGATCATCAACATCTCGTCGGTCGCCGGCATGACCGGCTACGACCACGCGGCGTACACGGCCAGCAAGTGGGGCTTGCGGGGCGTCACCAAGACCGCGGCGCTCGAGTATGCCGATGACAACATCCGGGTCAACTCGGTGCACCCCGGGACGATAGTCACGCCCATGATCGCAGTGGTGCCCGACGAGGTCGTCCAGAACTACGTGCGGATCAACCCGAACCGGCGCACGGGTGTGCCGGAGGAGATCGCCTGGACCGTCCTGCACCTCGGGTCCGACGAGTCGACCTTCACGACGGGTGCTGAGATCACGGTCGACGGCGGTTTCATCGGTGGGGCGTTGAATCGGGCGCTCGAGCTGGCCGTGCTTGCAGCGAAGGTGGAGAAGTCGTGA
- a CDS encoding SDR family NAD(P)-dependent oxidoreductase, whose translation MSFDRLSLEGKVAVVTGAAKGMGGEHVRTMTDRGARVLAVDLDRDALDMLVADIGAAAVAHVADVADLEQWEDVRDRALKLGGELSILVNNAGVVSHTRISQTTKAGWDRVIDVNLKGTWLGMKVLAPVMREAGGGSIINVSSAAGLDQHPDPAYTASKWGVRGLTKTAAQELGPWGIRVNSIHPGYIDTPMNDFASEELTGAMLSMLPISRPGQPQDAAELVAFLASDAAGFITGSEIAIDGGWTSGAQAFEARRFR comes from the coding sequence GTGAGCTTTGATCGGTTGTCACTCGAGGGCAAGGTCGCGGTAGTCACCGGCGCGGCCAAGGGCATGGGGGGCGAGCACGTTCGGACGATGACGGATCGCGGTGCTCGAGTGCTGGCGGTCGACCTCGACAGGGATGCACTTGACATGCTGGTCGCTGACATCGGGGCAGCGGCGGTCGCGCATGTCGCCGACGTCGCCGACCTCGAGCAGTGGGAGGACGTGCGGGACCGTGCGCTCAAGCTCGGCGGCGAGTTGTCGATCCTGGTGAACAACGCCGGGGTGGTCAGCCACACCCGCATCTCCCAGACGACGAAGGCCGGCTGGGACCGTGTCATCGACGTCAATCTCAAAGGCACCTGGCTCGGCATGAAGGTGCTCGCCCCGGTCATGCGCGAGGCTGGCGGCGGGTCGATCATCAACGTGTCGTCGGCGGCCGGTCTCGACCAACATCCCGACCCGGCGTACACCGCGAGCAAGTGGGGCGTTCGGGGACTGACCAAGACCGCAGCGCAGGAGCTCGGGCCTTGGGGCATTCGGGTCAACAGCATTCACCCGGGCTACATCGACACGCCGATGAACGACTTTGCGTCGGAGGAGCTGACGGGGGCGATGCTCTCCATGCTGCCGATCTCGCGGCCCGGGCAACCGCAGGACGCCGCCGAGCTGGTCGCGTTCCTCGCGTCGGACGCTGCCGGATTCATCACGGGTTCCGAGATCGCGATCGACGGGGGCTGGACCTCGGGAGCCCAGGCGTTCGAGGCCCGCCGGTTCCGCTGA
- a CDS encoding SDR family NAD(P)-dependent oxidoreductase — protein sequence MGRLSDKVVLVTGASGGQGEAEVRLFADEGATVVIADVLVEQGEKLAAELVGAGHRVVFIELDVVDEVRWAEVVAQIEADFGRLDVLVNNAGVSDRRGVMEQPEDAFDRVLLINLWGPVAGMQACAPLMGRTGGGSIVNISSVAGLTGYDAAGYTSSKWGLRGVTKTGALELASLGIRVNSVHPGTIITPMLAHTTTEVIDNYVRVNPDPRAGRPEEIAHTVVHLAIDEVSSFTTGAEVAIDGGFIAGGAHRGQALVMDAIKEAADV from the coding sequence GTGGGACGTCTGAGCGACAAAGTGGTGCTGGTGACCGGTGCATCCGGTGGGCAGGGCGAAGCCGAGGTGAGGCTCTTCGCCGACGAGGGCGCGACCGTCGTGATCGCCGACGTCCTCGTCGAGCAGGGTGAGAAGCTGGCCGCCGAGCTGGTCGGAGCGGGCCATCGGGTCGTGTTCATCGAGCTGGACGTGGTTGACGAGGTGCGCTGGGCCGAGGTGGTCGCCCAGATCGAGGCCGACTTTGGGCGTCTCGACGTACTGGTCAACAACGCAGGCGTCTCTGACCGTCGGGGTGTGATGGAGCAGCCTGAGGACGCTTTCGACAGAGTGCTTTTGATCAACCTGTGGGGTCCGGTGGCTGGCATGCAGGCGTGCGCACCGTTGATGGGCCGTACGGGCGGCGGGTCGATCGTCAACATCTCTTCGGTCGCCGGGCTCACCGGTTACGACGCCGCCGGCTACACCTCGAGCAAGTGGGGACTGCGCGGCGTCACCAAGACCGGGGCGCTCGAGCTCGCCTCGCTCGGCATCAGGGTCAACTCGGTGCACCCCGGCACGATCATCACGCCGATGCTGGCCCACACCACGACCGAAGTCATCGACAACTACGTGCGGGTGAACCCGGACCCCCGCGCCGGACGTCCCGAGGAGATCGCCCACACCGTAGTCCACCTCGCGATCGACGAGGTGTCGTCGTTCACGACCGGTGCCGAGGTCGCGATCGACGGCGGTTTCATCGCCGGCGGCGCACACCGCGGTCAGGCGCTCGTCATGGATGCCATCAAGGAGGCTGCTGATGTCTGA
- a CDS encoding SDR family NAD(P)-dependent oxidoreductase: protein MQTLTARGASVLVTDLDEAAGRAVADEAVAAGGSAVFAPGDVRDSASWATWRDLALERFDAVHVLVNNAGVFGEETILSVTRAGWQRTIGVNLKGSFLGIKTFAPVIRDAGGGAIVNVSSAAGLDQNPDPAYTASKWGVRGLTKMASQEFGPWGIRVNSIHPGYVLTAMTDFASAAMRAAKIEMTPMKRAGEAWEAAELVAFLVSDAAGFINGAEIAIDGGWTSGSQATEARRFR, encoded by the coding sequence GTGCAGACCCTCACGGCGCGCGGCGCCTCGGTGCTCGTCACCGACCTCGACGAGGCAGCAGGCAGGGCCGTGGCCGACGAGGCCGTGGCGGCCGGTGGCTCCGCCGTGTTCGCGCCCGGCGACGTCCGCGACTCTGCCAGCTGGGCGACCTGGCGAGACCTCGCCCTAGAGCGTTTCGACGCAGTGCACGTGCTGGTCAACAACGCTGGCGTGTTCGGTGAGGAGACGATCCTCTCGGTGACCCGCGCAGGGTGGCAGCGCACCATCGGGGTCAACCTCAAGGGTTCGTTCCTGGGCATCAAGACCTTCGCTCCGGTCATCCGCGATGCAGGCGGTGGCGCCATCGTCAACGTGTCGTCGGCCGCGGGCCTCGACCAGAACCCCGACCCGGCGTACACCGCCAGCAAGTGGGGCGTGCGCGGGCTGACCAAGATGGCGTCGCAGGAGTTCGGTCCATGGGGGATCCGGGTCAACAGCATCCACCCCGGATACGTCCTGACGGCGATGACCGACTTCGCCTCAGCCGCGATGCGCGCCGCCAAGATCGAAATGACGCCGATGAAGCGGGCCGGCGAGGCGTGGGAGGCGGCCGAGCTGGTCGCGTTCCTCGTGTCCGACGCCGCGGGCTTCATCAACGGCGCTGAGATCGCAATCGACGGCGGCTGGACCTCTGGCTCCCAAGCCACCGAGGCGCGCCGCTTCCGCTGA
- a CDS encoding SDR family NAD(P)-dependent oxidoreductase, producing MSLIQYEGRSVIVTGAGGGLGREYALALAQHGARVLVNDLGGSVNGDGESTNMADAVVQEIRDAGGEAAACYDSVSTPAGGRAIVEASMDAFGSVDAVIHNAGILRDRSLSKMTPEEVDSVLDVHLKGGFNVTIPAFARMKEAGYGRLVMTSSSSGLLGNYGQANYGAAKTGLVGLVHVAAIEGARHGILANAIAPGARTRMTEGLLGEMDELLDPAQVAAMAVYLASPQCHQTHEVFSAGGGRFARYVVGVNDGWITRTGPASADDVLEHIDQIRDLDSLHVFDSGTDEMALLRRMATEVGALTPSA from the coding sequence ATGAGCCTGATCCAGTACGAAGGTCGTTCCGTCATCGTCACCGGCGCGGGAGGCGGTCTCGGTCGCGAGTACGCCCTGGCACTAGCCCAACACGGCGCTCGTGTCCTGGTCAACGACCTCGGCGGCAGCGTCAACGGCGACGGCGAGAGCACGAACATGGCCGACGCCGTGGTGCAGGAGATCCGCGATGCCGGTGGTGAGGCCGCGGCCTGCTACGACAGCGTCTCGACCCCCGCAGGCGGCCGAGCCATCGTCGAGGCGTCGATGGACGCGTTCGGCAGCGTCGACGCAGTGATCCACAACGCCGGAATCCTGCGCGACCGCTCGTTGAGCAAGATGACGCCCGAGGAGGTCGACAGCGTTCTCGACGTCCATCTCAAGGGTGGATTCAACGTTACCATCCCGGCCTTCGCCCGCATGAAGGAAGCGGGATACGGCCGCCTGGTCATGACCTCGTCGTCGTCCGGCCTGCTCGGCAACTACGGCCAGGCGAACTACGGCGCCGCGAAGACCGGACTCGTCGGTCTCGTGCACGTCGCGGCGATCGAGGGTGCCCGACACGGCATCCTCGCCAACGCGATCGCCCCCGGGGCCCGCACCCGGATGACCGAGGGTCTGCTGGGCGAGATGGACGAGCTGCTCGACCCGGCACAAGTGGCGGCGATGGCCGTCTACCTGGCGTCGCCTCAGTGCCACCAGACCCACGAGGTCTTCTCGGCCGGTGGTGGGCGGTTCGCCCGCTACGTGGTCGGTGTCAACGACGGCTGGATCACGCGTACCGGTCCAGCCTCGGCCGACGACGTGCTCGAGCACATCGACCAGATCCGCGACCTGGACTCCTTGCACGTCTTCGACAGCGGCACCGACGAGATGGCGCTGTTGCGCCGGATGGCCACCGAGGTGGGAGCCCTCACCCCCTCCGCCTGA
- a CDS encoding acyl-CoA synthetase, protein MYDPASHAQKTPDRPAIIMGGSGESLTFSQLDERSKRLARLFWSEGLRPGDHVAILMENHIRYIEVFWAAFRSGLYLTAVNRYLTPKEAAYIIDDCDARVLVMSSYMSELASAVVSMTPKVRRRLMVDGTVPGYDSFDEAVAAHPAEVLDEEPLGRTMLYSSGSTGQPKGVWRPLTGRTVQEGKPALVPVYQTLYGMGADTIYLSPAPIYHSAPLLFSTDAMALGATVVMMEKFDAEQVLALIEKYRVTHTQLVATMFNRMLKLPLGVRDAYDLSSLECVITGAAPCSIPTKRAMIDWLGPIVHEYYAGTEDTGATVITSEEWLKHPGSVGRAALESTIHICDADGRELPAGEIGRIYFETSDAVAGFQYYGEPDKTARAHHPDHENWTALGDLGRLDDEGYLYLADRESFMIIAGGVNIYPQEIENALLLHPEVQDVAVFGVPNEDLGEEVKAVVQPVDSSRAGEAMVADLLAHCAEHLARFKIPRSIDFLDDFPRSPTGKLYKAPLREKYWVGHDSRIL, encoded by the coding sequence ATGTACGACCCCGCGTCCCACGCGCAGAAAACTCCCGACCGACCCGCGATCATCATGGGCGGGAGCGGGGAGTCACTGACGTTCTCGCAGCTAGACGAGCGGTCCAAGCGACTCGCCCGTCTCTTCTGGTCGGAAGGGCTGCGCCCCGGTGACCACGTCGCCATCTTGATGGAGAACCACATCCGCTACATCGAGGTGTTCTGGGCAGCCTTCCGCTCAGGGCTCTACCTGACGGCGGTCAACCGGTACCTGACGCCCAAGGAGGCCGCCTACATCATCGACGACTGCGACGCCCGGGTGTTGGTCATGTCGTCCTACATGAGCGAGCTGGCCAGCGCGGTCGTCTCGATGACCCCCAAGGTGCGTCGCCGCCTGATGGTCGATGGCACCGTGCCCGGCTACGACTCCTTTGACGAAGCCGTCGCCGCACACCCGGCCGAGGTTCTCGACGAGGAGCCGCTCGGTCGCACGATGCTCTACAGCTCGGGCAGCACCGGGCAGCCCAAGGGCGTGTGGCGCCCGCTGACCGGCCGCACCGTCCAGGAGGGCAAGCCGGCTCTCGTCCCCGTCTACCAGACGCTGTACGGCATGGGCGCCGACACGATCTACTTGTCCCCCGCCCCGATCTACCACTCGGCGCCTCTGCTGTTCAGCACCGATGCCATGGCCCTCGGCGCCACCGTCGTGATGATGGAGAAGTTCGACGCCGAGCAGGTGCTGGCCCTGATCGAGAAGTACCGGGTCACCCACACGCAGCTCGTCGCAACGATGTTCAACCGTATGCTCAAGCTGCCGCTCGGGGTCCGTGACGCGTACGACCTGTCCAGCCTGGAGTGCGTGATCACCGGCGCCGCGCCCTGCTCGATCCCGACCAAGAGGGCGATGATCGACTGGCTCGGACCGATCGTCCACGAGTACTACGCCGGCACCGAGGACACCGGCGCCACCGTCATCACCTCCGAGGAGTGGCTCAAGCACCCCGGTTCGGTCGGGCGGGCTGCGCTCGAGTCGACGATCCACATCTGCGACGCCGACGGTCGAGAGCTGCCTGCCGGCGAGATCGGCCGGATCTACTTCGAGACCAGCGACGCCGTGGCTGGCTTCCAGTACTACGGAGAACCCGACAAGACAGCCCGGGCCCACCATCCTGACCATGAGAACTGGACCGCTCTGGGTGATCTCGGCCGGCTGGACGACGAGGGCTACCTGTACCTCGCGGACCGCGAGTCGTTCATGATCATCGCCGGTGGCGTCAACATCTACCCGCAGGAGATCGAGAACGCGCTGCTGCTGCACCCCGAGGTGCAGGACGTCGCCGTGTTCGGCGTGCCCAACGAGGACCTCGGCGAGGAAGTCAAGGCGGTTGTCCAGCCGGTTGACTCCTCGCGCGCCGGTGAAGCCATGGTCGCCGACCTGCTGGCTCACTGCGCCGAGCACTTGGCGCGATTCAAGATCCCCCGGTCGATCGACTTCCTCGACGACTTCCCGCGATCGCCCACGGGCAAGCTCTACAAGGCACCGCTGCGCGAGAAGTACTGGGTCGGACACGACTCCCGCATCCTCTGA
- a CDS encoding acetyl-CoA C-acyltransferase, producing MPEAVIVAAARTPIGRAFKGSLASVRADDLAGGIIDAVMDKVPQLNRSEVGDVMMGAASHAGEQGMNVGRNAAALGGLPDSVPGTTINRGCGSSLQTIRMAHQAIATGEGHAFVAAGVESVSRAPSFYDEDAMNPRFLDRGRSDYINDMYLAMGQTAENVAEQWGLTRQSLDEFALLSQQRAAAAIEAGFFAREITPVTLADGTVVDRDDSPRPTTTLAGLSALKPAFREDGVVTPGNSCPLNDGAAAVVVMSDVRARELGITPLARIIGSHVTGLAPEIMGVGPIKAVGELLERHRMKIGDVDVVELNEAFAAQVLPIADELGISIEDQLNPHGGSIALGHPFGMTGARIMTTLINDLQTLDRQIGIETMCIGGGMGIAMMIERLS from the coding sequence ATGCCCGAAGCTGTCATCGTCGCCGCTGCCCGCACCCCGATCGGGCGTGCGTTCAAAGGTTCGCTGGCCTCCGTCCGAGCGGACGACCTTGCCGGCGGCATCATCGACGCTGTCATGGACAAGGTGCCCCAGCTGAACCGCAGCGAGGTGGGTGACGTCATGATGGGCGCGGCCAGCCACGCCGGCGAGCAGGGCATGAACGTAGGTCGCAACGCCGCGGCTCTCGGTGGCCTGCCCGACTCCGTGCCCGGCACCACGATCAACCGCGGTTGCGGTTCGTCGCTGCAGACCATTCGCATGGCCCACCAGGCCATCGCGACCGGCGAGGGCCACGCCTTCGTCGCCGCCGGCGTAGAGAGCGTGAGTCGCGCGCCGTCGTTCTACGACGAGGACGCGATGAATCCACGTTTCCTGGATCGCGGCCGATCCGACTACATCAACGACATGTACCTCGCGATGGGCCAGACCGCCGAGAACGTCGCCGAGCAGTGGGGCCTCACGCGCCAGTCGCTGGACGAGTTCGCCCTGTTGTCCCAGCAACGTGCGGCGGCGGCGATCGAGGCTGGTTTCTTCGCTCGTGAGATCACCCCTGTCACGCTGGCCGACGGCACGGTCGTCGACCGGGATGACTCCCCTCGTCCGACCACCACCCTCGCGGGGTTGAGTGCGCTGAAGCCAGCCTTCCGTGAAGACGGGGTGGTCACCCCGGGCAATTCCTGTCCGCTGAACGACGGCGCCGCGGCCGTCGTGGTGATGTCCGACGTCCGCGCCCGTGAGCTCGGCATCACGCCGCTCGCTCGCATCATCGGCTCGCACGTCACAGGCCTGGCTCCGGAGATCATGGGCGTCGGACCGATCAAGGCGGTCGGCGAGCTCCTCGAACGGCACCGCATGAAGATTGGCGACGTCGACGTCGTCGAGCTCAACGAGGCCTTCGCCGCGCAGGTCCTGCCGATCGCCGACGAGCTGGGCATCTCGATCGAGGACCAGCTCAACCCCCACGGTGGCAGCATCGCACTGGGGCACCCGTTCGGCATGACCGGCGCTCGCATCATGACCACGCTGATCAACGACCTGCAGACGCTCGACCGGCAGATCGGCATCGAGACGATGTGCATCGGCGGCGGCATGGGCATCGCGATGATGATCGAGCGTCTGTCCTGA
- a CDS encoding enoyl-CoA hydratase/isomerase family protein produces the protein MVTLARPDKLNALGRAMVEELTTVVERLVASDGVRALVLVGEGRMFSAGADVEEFRDSFRAGDVDPAGVEAEARLGSRLADALQAAGLITIASVHGAAIGGAAALVAACDLRVMAVGSRIVVPELIMGFPLAWGGMERLVRDLGPSVVRDLVLTCRPLEADEALARGFACRVLPAAEALDGARELAELVATRPAHGTTVALRRIAALSDRTGAPDVDDDAASLAAASTDPDAMAATRAYLDSLTTDASSH, from the coding sequence GTGGTCACCCTGGCCAGGCCCGACAAGCTCAACGCCCTGGGCCGTGCCATGGTCGAGGAGCTCACCACCGTCGTCGAGCGACTCGTCGCGTCGGACGGCGTGCGAGCTCTGGTCCTGGTCGGTGAGGGCCGGATGTTCTCGGCCGGAGCCGACGTCGAGGAGTTCCGTGACTCCTTCCGGGCCGGGGACGTGGACCCAGCGGGGGTGGAGGCAGAGGCACGGCTCGGCTCACGGCTCGCCGACGCACTCCAGGCTGCGGGCCTGATCACCATCGCCTCGGTGCACGGCGCGGCCATCGGCGGTGCAGCGGCCCTGGTCGCGGCATGCGACCTGCGGGTGATGGCCGTGGGGTCACGCATCGTGGTCCCCGAGCTGATCATGGGGTTCCCGCTCGCCTGGGGAGGCATGGAGCGGCTGGTGCGGGACCTTGGCCCTTCGGTCGTCCGTGACCTGGTCTTGACCTGCCGTCCGTTGGAGGCCGACGAGGCCTTGGCCCGCGGCTTCGCCTGCCGCGTCCTGCCGGCCGCGGAGGCGCTGGACGGCGCGCGCGAGCTCGCCGAGCTGGTAGCCACTCGTCCAGCGCATGGCACGACGGTCGCGTTGAGACGTATCGCGGCGTTGTCTGACCGCACCGGTGCCCCCGACGTCGACGACGACGCGGCCTCCCTCGCCGCGGCCTCGACCGACCCCGACGCGATGGCGGCCACACGCGCCTACCTCGACTCGCTGACCACTGATGCATCGTCCCACTGA
- a CDS encoding nitroreductase family protein, protein MELFEAIRTTRAMRRLDPEQDVTDEDVRTILEAALKGPTGGNQQPIRWLVIRDPDIKKRLQKIYQRCWNRGRKPYEDEPGKVAPNVLSSADHLAENLHLAPVIILACADTGAADKRHHASVYPSVQNLLLAARALGLGTALTTAHLFEEDAVKEVLGIPEHATTYALIPVGHPTGKWGEAKRRPLDEVSYHDRWGQRGPSATTAS, encoded by the coding sequence ATGGAACTGTTCGAAGCGATCCGCACGACTCGCGCGATGCGCCGGCTCGACCCCGAGCAGGACGTGACGGACGAGGACGTGCGCACGATCCTCGAGGCCGCACTGAAGGGACCCACCGGCGGCAATCAACAGCCGATCCGTTGGCTGGTGATCCGCGACCCGGACATCAAGAAGCGGCTGCAGAAGATCTACCAGCGTTGCTGGAACAGGGGGCGCAAACCCTACGAGGACGAGCCCGGCAAGGTCGCCCCGAACGTGCTGAGCTCGGCGGACCACCTCGCCGAGAACCTGCACCTGGCCCCCGTCATCATCCTGGCCTGCGCCGACACCGGCGCGGCCGACAAGCGACACCACGCGTCGGTGTACCCGTCGGTGCAGAACCTGCTGTTGGCCGCTCGCGCGCTCGGTCTGGGCACCGCACTGACAACGGCCCACCTCTTCGAGGAGGACGCAGTCAAGGAGGTGCTCGGCATCCCCGAGCACGCCACCACCTACGCGCTCATCCCTGTGGGTCACCCGACCGGCAAGTGGGGCGAGGCGAAGCGTCGCCCGCTCGACGAGGTGAGCTATCACGATCGGTGGGGGCAGAGAGGCCCCAGCGCTACCACGGCGTCATGA
- a CDS encoding class I adenylate-forming enzyme family protein translates to MTGARIDVDEEVEGLTIAGLLERAARRWPDRLAYVHEDRRLTWADLFEEVDRYARAFIAWGVQPGDRVSLWMGNTISWVLVELGLIRAGAVVVPVNTGFTVAEAAYVVGQSDSVMLVSSSSLRGRCLAEESLAVTADPDVSVQAVVTVGPSSAATTDLDTLLGSAESVSPQDSAARAAAIGPDDVVLMLYTSGTTGFPKGVMHSHRVIGNMSDAAARLELTEDDLTVMYLPLFHIFAVAATVTFMARGAAMVLLEVFEGGASLDLIEGERATVAYGVAPHYLDQIRHPSLAGRDLSSLRLCLAPGSPDLVRMVSEHMGPAISVYGMTETTSMTSLGSVHDPLEVRAETVGRVLPRSKVKVVDEHGDEVEPGVVGHLLVQGSPVMQGYYKRPDATAEAIVDGWFRTGDALALDSDGYLRFVGRITEMFKVGGENVDPIEVESVLMRHPSVAFASVQGVQDERLGEVGLAHVTVVAGETVDGEELRRFARDQLASFKVPRHVVVVDQLPMTASGKVRKFLLREQFLGEDA, encoded by the coding sequence ATGACCGGCGCCCGCATCGACGTCGACGAGGAGGTCGAGGGGCTCACGATCGCCGGGCTGCTCGAACGTGCGGCCCGGCGGTGGCCCGACCGCCTTGCGTATGTTCATGAGGACCGCCGCCTCACCTGGGCCGACCTCTTCGAGGAGGTCGACCGGTACGCCCGCGCCTTCATCGCGTGGGGCGTGCAACCGGGTGACCGCGTCTCCCTGTGGATGGGCAACACCATCTCGTGGGTGCTGGTCGAGCTCGGTCTGATCCGTGCGGGAGCCGTCGTCGTTCCCGTCAACACCGGGTTCACCGTGGCCGAGGCCGCGTACGTCGTGGGCCAGTCCGACTCGGTCATGCTGGTGTCGTCCTCGAGCCTGCGGGGGCGTTGCCTTGCCGAGGAGTCGCTGGCCGTCACTGCTGACCCCGACGTCTCGGTGCAGGCCGTCGTCACGGTCGGGCCGTCGTCCGCCGCGACCACCGACCTCGACACCCTCCTGGGGAGTGCCGAGAGCGTGTCCCCGCAGGACTCCGCAGCTCGCGCTGCAGCGATCGGACCTGACGACGTCGTGCTGATGCTCTACACGTCCGGCACGACGGGTTTCCCCAAGGGGGTCATGCACTCGCACAGAGTCATCGGCAACATGAGCGACGCCGCCGCCCGGCTGGAGCTGACGGAGGACGACCTCACCGTCATGTACCTCCCGCTGTTCCACATCTTCGCCGTCGCCGCCACCGTGACGTTCATGGCCCGCGGCGCCGCCATGGTCCTGCTCGAGGTGTTCGAAGGTGGTGCATCGCTCGACTTGATCGAGGGTGAGCGGGCCACGGTGGCCTACGGCGTCGCGCCCCACTACCTCGACCAGATCCGCCACCCGTCCCTCGCTGGTAGGGACCTCTCCTCGCTGCGCCTCTGCCTGGCACCCGGTTCACCCGACCTGGTGCGCATGGTCTCGGAGCACATGGGCCCGGCCATCAGCGTCTACGGAATGACCGAGACGACGTCGATGACATCGTTGGGCTCGGTCCACGACCCGCTCGAGGTGCGGGCCGAGACTGTTGGCAGGGTGCTGCCGCGCTCGAAGGTCAAGGTCGTCGACGAGCACGGGGACGAGGTGGAACCGGGGGTCGTCGGACACCTCCTGGTCCAGGGGTCGCCGGTCATGCAGGGCTACTACAAGCGTCCCGACGCCACGGCCGAGGCAATCGTCGATGGCTGGTTCCGCACTGGCGACGCGCTCGCGCTCGACTCCGACGGGTATCTGCGCTTTGTCGGACGCATCACCGAGATGTTCAAGGTGGGCGGCGAGAACGTCGACCCGATCGAGGTCGAGTCCGTACTCATGCGGCACCCGTCCGTCGCATTCGCGTCGGTCCAGGGTGTGCAGGACGAGCGGTTGGGCGAGGTGGGGCTCGCGCACGTCACCGTCGTCGCGGGGGAGACGGTCGACGGTGAGGAACTGCGCCGTTTCGCTCGCGACCAGCTCGCCTCCTTCAAGGTCCCGCGGCACGTGGTCGTGGTGGACCAGCTGCCGATGACGGCGAGCGGCAAGGTGCGCAAGTTCTTGCTGCGCGAGCAGTTCCTGGGCGAGGACGCCTGA